One Natronomonas moolapensis 8.8.11 genomic region harbors:
- a CDS encoding vWA domain-containing protein, with product MLLAGLQAGAGVAGMARGVAALGAVGFERPLFFLALPVALAAVAVLFYWNVGSGAPTGRTRTLMIATRVLVAVLLVTAAAGPYVVDVSRSAGEPEVQLLVDDSESMDVYDVDAESIAESIEAEGVPVRRTTVASGASSPIGDEVLRSIEAGSHVVLLSDGRVTEGRNLGFAVDVAAERNATISALRVDPARPERLVRVEAPETTTAGAEESIRVSVGGVGETDATLTVTVDGEQVREETVSDPTSIELEHTFEKAGDHRIEATIDADDGGFDRNTVFRRVVRVVEPPEVLYVSRVDYPLETYLGELYDVTRAESVPDRDALDRYHAVVIQDVAAGDIGDVGALQSYAADGNGVVVAGGNNAYGRGGYASSSIATMLPVRFDEAIGGDDVVLVVDVSGSAEETMPRIRGLSLDILEQIGDESRLGVVAFDSRAQVVSELRPLESERTELQATIRRLQAGGGTDIGAGLRAAGGLLEGDGEVILITDGVDDSEQALVAAEELAAENVRVTGVGFGYWSDDDRLAEIAGATGGTYIQPDETERLRLFFDSGAAPPEADSLVVVDRTHFITDGVETESDPTSANDVEARDGARLLVTTSEGDPAVTSWRFGLGRVVSVTAYDADGSLGGLLSPPDAELTTRSVNWAIGDPRRKRTDVASVDDTSRGAETRVVYRGATRPTGTDLEFVRTDTERFEATFTPEAVGYDSVLDAGYAVNYAAEYGAVGQASAVEAAIDRTGGRAFDPSEAAAIAEFTRSEATRERAIQRPFGWVLLAIALFVYLGEVAARRLGEIYDAGDTTS from the coding sequence ATGCTCCTTGCCGGTCTGCAGGCCGGGGCCGGGGTCGCCGGCATGGCGCGGGGCGTAGCCGCCCTCGGCGCGGTCGGCTTCGAGCGGCCGCTGTTTTTCCTCGCACTCCCCGTTGCGCTCGCCGCCGTCGCCGTCCTGTTCTACTGGAACGTCGGGTCGGGAGCGCCGACGGGCCGAACGCGGACGCTCATGATCGCCACGCGGGTTCTCGTGGCCGTCCTGTTGGTCACCGCGGCGGCCGGTCCCTACGTGGTCGACGTCAGCCGCTCCGCCGGCGAACCCGAGGTGCAGCTCCTCGTCGACGACTCGGAGAGCATGGACGTCTACGATGTGGACGCCGAGTCGATCGCCGAGTCGATCGAGGCCGAGGGCGTTCCGGTCCGGCGGACGACGGTCGCCTCCGGGGCGTCCTCGCCTATCGGGGACGAGGTGCTCCGGAGCATCGAGGCGGGATCTCACGTCGTGTTGCTCTCCGACGGACGGGTGACGGAGGGGCGCAACCTCGGGTTCGCAGTCGACGTCGCGGCCGAACGCAACGCCACGATCAGCGCGCTCCGAGTCGACCCGGCGCGCCCCGAACGGCTCGTCCGGGTCGAGGCCCCCGAAACCACGACCGCCGGGGCCGAAGAGTCGATTCGCGTCAGCGTCGGCGGCGTGGGAGAAACGGACGCGACGCTCACCGTCACGGTCGACGGCGAGCAAGTGCGCGAGGAGACGGTATCCGACCCTACGTCGATCGAACTCGAACACACCTTCGAGAAAGCGGGCGACCACCGGATCGAGGCGACGATCGACGCCGACGACGGCGGGTTCGACAGAAACACCGTATTCCGTCGGGTCGTCAGGGTCGTCGAACCCCCCGAAGTGCTGTACGTCTCCCGGGTCGATTACCCCCTAGAGACGTACCTCGGGGAACTCTACGACGTGACCCGCGCCGAGTCCGTGCCGGATCGCGACGCCTTAGATCGGTATCACGCCGTCGTGATCCAGGACGTCGCGGCCGGGGACATCGGCGACGTCGGCGCGCTCCAGTCGTACGCGGCCGACGGAAACGGGGTCGTCGTCGCCGGGGGCAACAACGCCTACGGCCGCGGCGGCTACGCGTCGTCGTCGATCGCGACGATGCTTCCCGTCCGCTTCGACGAGGCGATCGGCGGCGACGACGTCGTGCTCGTGGTCGACGTCTCCGGCAGCGCCGAGGAGACGATGCCGCGCATCAGGGGGCTCTCGCTCGATATCCTCGAACAGATCGGCGACGAGAGCCGCCTCGGCGTCGTCGCCTTCGACAGCAGAGCGCAGGTCGTCTCGGAACTCCGCCCTCTCGAGAGCGAGCGCACGGAGTTGCAGGCGACGATCCGACGGCTACAGGCCGGCGGCGGCACGGACATCGGGGCCGGGTTGCGCGCGGCCGGTGGGCTGCTCGAGGGAGACGGCGAGGTGATCCTGATAACGGATGGGGTCGACGACTCCGAGCAGGCGCTCGTCGCCGCTGAGGAACTCGCCGCCGAGAACGTGCGGGTGACGGGCGTCGGCTTCGGCTACTGGAGCGACGACGACCGCCTGGCCGAGATCGCGGGGGCGACCGGGGGGACCTACATCCAGCCGGACGAGACCGAGCGCCTCCGGCTGTTCTTCGACAGCGGCGCGGCCCCGCCGGAGGCCGACTCGCTGGTCGTCGTCGACCGCACGCACTTCATCACCGACGGCGTCGAGACGGAGTCGGATCCCACCTCGGCGAACGACGTCGAAGCCCGGGACGGCGCCCGCCTGCTCGTCACGACGAGCGAGGGCGATCCGGCGGTCACGAGCTGGCGGTTCGGGCTCGGGCGCGTCGTTTCTGTGACGGCCTACGACGCCGACGGGAGCCTCGGAGGGCTGTTGTCGCCGCCGGACGCCGAACTCACGACGCGGTCGGTGAACTGGGCCATCGGCGACCCCCGGCGGAAACGGACCGACGTGGCCTCGGTCGACGACACGAGCCGTGGCGCGGAGACGAGAGTCGTCTACCGCGGGGCGACCCGGCCGACGGGAACGGATCTGGAGTTCGTTCGGACCGACACCGAACGGTTCGAGGCCACGTTCACGCCGGAGGCGGTCGGCTACGACTCGGTGCTCGACGCCGGGTACGCCGTGAACTACGCCGCCGAATACGGGGCGGTCGGGCAGGCGTCGGCGGTCGAGGCGGCGATCGACCGGACCGGTGGGCGGGCCTTCGATCCCTCCGAGGCGGCCGCCATCGCCGAGTTCACCCGGAGCGAGGCGACCCGCGAACGCGCGATCCAGCGTCCGTTCGGATGGGTGTTGCTCGCGATTGCGCTTTTCGTCTACCTCGGCGAGGTCGCCGCGCGTCGCCTGGGGGAGATATATGACGCCGGAGATACGACATCGTAG